The Pseudobacteroides sp. DNA window ACTTTCTAAATCTTTTACTACTGCTGAATGTGTTCTAATCTTATGTCCTTTATCCCAACAACTATTACTGTTAAAATCACCACATATTAATAGATTTTTCAGTGCTTCCAATTTTTTGAAATGTATCTTTAAATAGACATATATATCTTCTATATAGTTCCCACATGCCCATATACCAATTAGGTTCAAATTGTCATTAATGGTACATGAAATAAACCATTCTAATCCATACGACTCCCATTCACAATTCTTTAATACAACTCCCTCTTTTACAAATATACCCAAGCCTTTATTTTTGTATCCAACCCATAAATAATTGCTCGCAAACTTACTATATCCTTCATCATTTACTGTTTTTGGGTCCTCACATTCTTGAATAATAAATATATCAGCATTTAAATTTTTAACAGCACTGAATTTTTTTCTAAATGCACCATTGCAATTCCATGTTACTACTCGCAAATAGATCCTCACCTCAAATCTAAAAAAACTCCAGAGACAATCTCTAAAAACCCGGGCCATGGATGGCCCGGCAATCGTCTGATTTCGTACAACATCCTATATCTGTAATGATTACGTCCATGCAAAAAAATATTGCTGCATTAGCGAAAAGTTTTTCGCTAATGCAGCCTATAAATCACTTCGTGATTTTGTCCTTGGGATCCTTATAAAGGTATTCCTGGCTGTTGATCAATTTTCTCCTTTTACCGTGATTTCGAGTGTAGCTGCCGCTGCTTGACAAGATTCTTGCCTTTACATTGTCCTTTAAATAGACTTCAATAATCTCCTTAATCCTCATGAATGTTTCGCTTTCTTCTACAGGGAACAAAAGCTCCACTCTTCTGTCAAGGTTTCGCGTCATCCAGTCGGCACTGGCCAGGTATATTTTTTCATCACCGCCGTTATGAAAATAGAAAATTCTGCTGTGTTCAAGGTATCTGCCTACAATGCTTCGGACTGTTATGTTTTCGCTTATTCCCTCAACACCCGGTTTCAAGCAGCAAATTCCCCTGACTATGAGGTCAATCTTCACACCTGCACAGGATGCCTCGTAGAGCTTTCTAATTATGCCTTCGTCAACAAGAGAGTTTACCTTTGCTATTATTTGTGCTTTCTTGCCTTCTTTTGCATTTGTTATTTCATTATCAATGAGGCTGACAAATTTTGCCCTTATCCCTGTTGGTGATATGTATAACTTATGTAGGTTAGGAAGTTTGGAGTAACCTGACAGCATATTAAAGAGTGCTGATGCATCAGCACCAAAGTACGGATTGGAGGAAAAGAGTCCTAGATCAGTATAGAACTTTGCCGTCACATCATTATAATTTCCTGTGCCAAAATGAACATAACGCTTCACACCATCCTGCTCCATTCTTATAATAAGGAGCACCTTACAGTGGGTCTTCAATCCAACAAGCCCGTAAATAACCTGACATCCAGCCATTTCAAGCCGTTTTGCCCATTGGATATTGTTTTGCTCATCAAATCTTGCCTTAAGTTCAACCAATACGGTAACCTGCTTTCCATTTTCCGCAGCATTAATAAGTGCCTCAACAATGGGTGAATTACCGCTAACTCTATAAAGGGTCTGCTTAATAGCCAGGACTTTAGGATCCTCTGCAGCCTCTTTTACCAACCGTACAACAGGATCAAAGGAGTCATAGGGGTGGTGCAGCAAAATGTCCTTTTTGCTTATTACATCAAAAATGTCTTCGATATCCGTTAATTCTTCCAATACCCTTGGGGTAAAGGAAGGATATTTTAAATTGTCATAGCCCGGGATTGAGCTTAATTTCATAAGGTAAGTAAGATCAAGAGGACCGTTTATATAAAAAACGCCCTGTTCTTTTATTTCAAATTCTTCCATGAGAATTTTCAAGAGTCTTGGATCGGTTTTTTTCTTAACCTCGAGCCTAATTACCATTCCCCATTTTCTTTTCTTAATATATTCTTCAATAGCCTGCAAAAGGTCTTCAGCATCTTCCTCGTCCAATGCCTGGTCTGTGTTTCTGGTTATTCTAAATTGTGTCAGTGTAAACTTATTGTATCCTGTAAAAAGCTTATCTATATATTTCTCAATAACATCCTCAAGGAAAACAAAGCATTCGTTGCCCGATTCATCTGAAGGAACTTTAATAAGTCTGTCAAGTACAGAAGGCACTTGTACCATTCCGAATATGGGCTCCTCCTCATCATCGTTTTCCAATATCAGAGCTATATTGAGGCTTTTATTGAGCACAAGAGGGAAAGGCCTGCTCCTGTCTACAACCATCGGGGTCAGAACCGGGTATACAGTATTAAAATAATAATCTTCAATAAACTTATACTGTCTCTTGTCAAGCTCATTAAGCTTTTTGAGGATTATTTTTTCATTTTTCAAAGCAGGGATAAGAGATTTATTGTAGCAATCATATTGTTGTTTAACCATTGAATGTATCTTCTCTACAATTTTGGTGAGCTGCTCCTCAGGCGTCAGACCTGAAAAGTCGCGGCTGTTTATACCGGCAAGATACTGATCCATAAGGGAAGCAACCCTGACCATGAAAAACTCATCAAGATTGGAGCTTACAATGGATAAAAATTTCATCCTTTCAATAACAGGATTATTTTTAAGGTCACAAGCCTCTTCCAAAACTCTTCCATTAAACTCAAGCCAGCTTAATTCTCTGTTAATAAACACATTTTTTTCATGAGACTTAGCTTTAGTTTTATCCTGTGCTTTACTTTTGCTTTGTATTTTGTTTTGCGTTTTGTTTTGTGTTTTGTTCTTGATTTCAGTTTTATCCTGTGCTTTGTCCTCCATTTTACCTGAATTCTTAATGGGCTTATTTAAATTGTTCTTGTCCTGAGACTTCATCACTAAACACTCCTAAATCCTTTTTAGAATTATTTTTGGTCTAACTCCCATTACATCTTCAAAAAATCCCGATACCTGTGAAAAACTCCATTGTTCAAGCATTATGTCTTCTTTGGATGTCACCTTGAATAATAACTCGTTTTTGTTAACTGTTATTTCGAAGGCAGTTATTTTCTGCTTGTGTGATACGTCCAAGGCCTCGGAAAGCCTTAAAATAGCTGCCAGCTTTGAAACAGTCAGCCTGTCAATTTCGTTAAGATCTGAATATTGCTTATGGGTAGTGTCAGGGAGATCTTCCTCGTGGTACCTTACAATATTTGCAATAAGGTTTACTTCTCTATCTGAAAAACCCATAATATCTTGATACTGGATTATGTTGTAAGAATGGATATCATGGCTGTTATAATTAATATATTTTCCTATGTCGTGCAAAATAGCAGAAACCCTGAAACAAAACCTTTCGCGGCTCCCCAGATTGTGAAATCTTTGTGTCTGGTCAAATATAGAAAGAGCTGTTTTTTCTATATATGCACTGTGATGTTCATCAATAAAGTATTTCTTACCTATATTCCAGACCAGACTTATAATATCGTCTATTATTTTTTTCTTTCTTGGGGTTTCATGCCATTGATCGGCAATATCAGCAAGTATACCGTTTCTTAAGGATAAAAAGGGTGCATATATTCCGTCAGATTCAGTCATATGTAAGAAACTTCTAAAAAGTACCATGGAAGGGAGTAAAATTTCAGCCTGATTTTTCTGCAGTTTGAACTTTTCTTCAATTTGCTCGGTTGTAAGATGGTTTATTTTGTCAAAGAGCTTTTCGAAGGTATCCCTTCCTATAGTCCTTATGCTGTCTGGAAGGTTTTCTTCCTTCACAATTTCCATTTCGCAAAGTTTAAGGATAGTTTTAAGTTCTCCGCCCAAACCTATAAAGTTATCTATTCGGGCACCCTTAATAATTGATTTCAAAAAGTCAACTTCACTCTTAATATATTCCTGAAGCACACTGGAAAAATGCAGGGACCTTTTCTGCAGATCCGCTAAAACCTCCCGAAGCCGCAATGAGCCTATTTTCAAGTATTCTGTAAATTTGAGCTTGTTATCTGAATATACAGATACCTCAACGCCTCCGGATCTAATATCTACGATAAGGGAATCCTTTTTATTTATAAACTTGGTGTTTAAAAGATAATCCCTTAGTGCTTTATACATGTAATAACGTTCTTTGGCATTATTGATAACCTCAATGCTAACGCCTGTTTGAAGCTTCACCTGATCTAAAAGATAATCCCTGTTTTTTGCTTCTCTAATTGCACTTGTTCCAACGACCATGTAGTTTTTGATCCTATAGTCCCTCATAAGCTTTGTATAGCCTTTTAATATTTCACAAAGCTCCATTATGGTTTCATTCTGGATTTTGCCGTATGAAAAAGAATCTCTTCCAAGGTTGGTGTTTTTTTCTACATCTTCGAGAATGTCGATTTCACCATCGGCACCAATTTGAGCTATAGTCATACGAACAAGATTTGAACCTACATCAAGTGCTGCAACAACTTCAATTTTTCGAACCATAAAAATACACCTTTCATTTTTTCTATAATTCCATAAAACTTTCGGTCATTTCTACAAAATCTTTTTCCGACTCATCATAAATGTTTTCCATGGTCCAGCCAATTAGCTGGTAAAAGCTCTTATCCGTTTCTAATAGGGTTATGATATATTTTAAATCTTGGTCGTTATGATTTATGTTAACCTTTAATTGTTTTGCTTCATATCCGGATATTAATGTTATGTCTTTAATGCTTTCTTCTTCGATTCCTGCTTCCAACTCAGTATTTTCACTTTTTACAGCATCAAAATAATCTTCCAGAGTAACATCATCACCTAATTCATCTTTACCCTCACATATAACAAGATAGCCTTTATTTCTATTCTTACCCGACAAAATAAGGCTTGCATCCTCGTTAGAGGAAAGGTCGGCTTTTTCCCATTCTTTTGTAGCAGTAAGTTGAAATTTGATCTCAGTGTCTTCTTTCTTTTGTCCTTCAATAGTTATTTTTTCGTTGTAGGTATCTTTATTATTTAATATATTCGATATAAAAATGAAGGAATACACTGACATTAATGCAATACCTGCAGTTGCCAATATAAAAAATATAACGGGGATCAGTTTTCTTTTCTTTTTCTGCGTCTGGGATTTTGCATATTTATACTTGTTTATTATATCCTCATCAGACTCAGTATAGGTCTCTAAACAAAAATTTCTATACTCGGTTTCAAAATCATCAAAGGAACTGCCTTTTGAAATGGTGTATCTGCTGCCGTCAAAATATTGCTTTTCAAAGCTGCTATATTGCTCTTCACCACTGGAAGGCTCATTAGTAAAATTTTCAGAATTCATAATTATTTCAAGGTTTTGTACCTTGCCCCCTCCTTAAAAGGAATTTCTCATGACAACAACCAAGGCTTCAAAATCACAAGTGATTTTGATCTTAATATCGTCATGTATGCTAAAAAAAATAATCACTTTAGTATAGTCTTTCATACTTTTTATTTAGCACTAGATATTATAACAAAATAAGACACAATTTTCAAGAAAGCTGAATTTCGTCCATACGGTAAAAGCATGAACCCACCTCCTACCAATACTCTCAAAGAGAGCTTTCTAAAATGCCATTTCAGCATTTGTATTTTGGCAGGGTTACCATTGTAACAATAGCTCCTTTTATGCACAATAAGTCTAAAAGCTCTGGTATTGCTGTAATCTCATTACTCTTTTCATTCATTCATGCTTTTGCCGTGAAAAATGCACTAAGAAAATCAAAAGATACTAAACATTTAGTTGTTATTTCAATTGATATTGGCAATGAATAATTATATAATGGTGTTAATACCCGTTAATTACATTTAATGGTATAGTGCCAAGATTATTGAGTAACTATATAAAAATATGTAAATATGGCTGGAATCTGCTAGACAATAAAAATTATAAAAATTCTCAGGAGGGTAAAACAGTGGATAAAGAGAGCACACCAAAAACCCAATTAACAGATGAAGAACTAATGGAAATGGTTGGAGGCTTTGATACAGCTGCAAGCGAGAATATAACTTCGCCTGTAACTATAGAAAAGTATGGAATTCCACCAATGATGAAATATGGTATTAAACCACCCATTACAAAATACGGTATAATACCGCCGACTCTAAAATATGGTATTATTCCTATTATGAAATATGGAATTAAGCCTTATTAGTACATAAACAAAAGCATTTTCCAGCCATTATATAAAAATATGATTTTTAAAATTGGAGGAAGTTTATGAGTAATTTATACAATCCTATTACTGCAGTATGGGAGATTACCATGGGCTGCAACTTAAGGTGTAAGCACTGCGGTTCATCCTGTGAAAATGCTCTTGAAGGTGAGCTTATCACACAAGAAGCACTTAAGCTGTGTGACGAGATGAAGTTATTAGGTCTAAAATGGATAACCCTTTCGGGAGGAGAACCGACGACTAGGGAGGATTGGAATATAATTGCATCAAGACTGAGTGAAAACGGAATAATCCCAAATATGATTACCAACGGCTGGCTTATGGATGACGAAATAATCAAAAAAGCAAAAAGTGCCGGAATCAATACAATAGCAATAAGCCTTGACGGCCTACAAAAGACACACGACCATATTAGAAAAAAAGGTTCCTTTGATAAGATCATGAAATCCTTTGACATTATTACCGGTGCAGGAATTAACTGTTCTGTAATAACTACCATCAATAGCTTTAACATTAACGAGCTTGAAGAAATGCACGGCATTTTATCCAAAAAGAATCTTTTTGGATGGCAGATTCAGCTTGGACTGCCTATGGGCAATATGGCACACAACAATGAACTGGTCTCGAGTCCGGAACACATTGACAGGGTAATTGAATTTGCGTATAACTCCTGTAAAAAAGGCGGTATAGAAATCCAACTTGCAGATTGCATAGGTTACTTCAACAATAAAGAAATTGAAGTAAGAAAAGCACAATCTGGAAATGATGGTGAATATGGATGGGTTGGATGCGGTGCGGGTAAACATAATTTTGGAATTCTCCATAACGGAGATGTTGTCGGATGCACTTCTATAAGAAGTAAGGAATTTATTGAAGGTAATGTAAAAGAAACTTCAATAATTGATATATGGAATAACGATAAACTTTTCGCATGGAACAGAGAACTCACCAAGGACAAGCTTAAAGGATTATGTTCAAAGTGCATAAACGGCAGCAGATGTTTGGGTGGATGTGCAAATACAAGGCTTACAATGGATGGATCTGTCTATGGCGAAAACCGCTATTGCTCGTATAATAATGCAGTAAAAAGAGCAGAAGAGCATTTAAACAGAGTATCTGATTCCCGGCTGCTCCTTGATAAATCTAGAACTTTTATAAAAAATAATAGCTTCCAATTGGCTGGAATAGTCCTTGAAAAGGTAATAGAGGCAGACAATAACAATTGTGAGGCACTGGCTCTTTATGGGTTCGCATCATTCATGCTGGGAAATTATATCGATGCAAAAAATTCTAATGAAAAGCTTCTTTCTATTTCCCCCACAGATCCATATGCACTGAAAGGTTATGGATTATCTATAGCAAAACTTGGCGATGTAGAAGAGGGTATATCATACTTGAAGAAATCCATCGAATTCGGAGCTGAAAGCTTTTTAGACCCCTATCATGATCTAGCGGTACTGCTTTATGAAAACGGGAGAATAGATGATGCCATAAGTATTCTTGATAAAGGGAGAAGCATATCCCAAAGTTTCAGGGATGAAACTGATGATTTTTATAAAATGTTATTAGCATGAGTGATACATAAAATTTCTTTTTTATTTATGCCCATATATGCATATTGAATAAGTTACAATAAAATTGTATTATATAATAAAGTATAGTTTATAACATTACACTTTTATTGTAATTTTACTTGCGGATAATCCTATTATATATTCTCTATTTAATGCATTTTTCTAAGTTTTTTCTGTAGATATCTTTATTATCCATTTTTAGGAATATAAAATCAAATGAAGGGAGGCGAAATATTTTTTTGTTCCGCAAGATAAAAATAGAAAAAACATAAAATTAGGAGGTATAAGTGTAAATGAATATTTTTAAGGAAAAGAGAAAATCGCTAATATCGCTGTTATTAGCAGTAATACTTGTTTTGCCAACTGTATTCTCATCGTCTGTTATTGAGGCAGCGGCTGGTTTTAAGATTTTTGGCTATGTTAAAACTGATGTTTCCTCTACCGTTTCTGTTCTTCAAGGAATAAAAGTTGAGCTTGGGTCAGGCTATTGGGCGGCAACCGATCAAAACGGTTATTTTGAAATAACTGGTATTCCAAGCGGTTCATACACTATGAAAATATCCAAACCCGGCTTTTTAAAAAGAAATGCTTCCTTAAACGTAAACTCGGATATAAGAGTTTCTACACAAGCAAATGCTGCTATATTATGGGCAGGTGACTTTAATCAGGATGACAGTGTAAATATGTCGGATGTTATCGAGATTTCCAAAGCCTTTAATGCAAGAAGCGGCGATGTCAAATACAACCCTAACTGCGATATTGACAATGATGGCTCTATAAATATGCAGGAGGTTATATTCATCGCAACAAGATTTAACAAAACAAGTGCAGACTATCCGGCCTTAACTCCTGAGTTATTGCCTACTCAGCCTTCAAACACGCCAACAAACACCCCTACAAATACTCCTACAAGCACACCCAAGCCTACTTTACCTCAGGTAACCATACCTGGCAACTTACAGGTAAACAGCAATATTCGTATTAATTCAATAGGATACCTGCCTGACCAGGAGAAGATAGCTACTATTACAGTTTCCACTTCAAATTTCTACATAGTTAAAACAGGCGGTTCCACGGTGTTTGCCGGCACTGCAAAGCCTATGACCGACAGTGATTCTAAACAGCAGGTATGGATTGCAGATTTTTCCGGAGTAACTGATCCAGGTACTTATTATCTTGCTATACCAAGTATAGGAAAAAGCGTTGACTTTAAGATAGCTGAAGACCTTTATAATAATCCTTTTAAAGATGTAATGACGGGATTATACCTGATGAGATGCGGAACCAGCGTATCAGCTACTTTTAACGGTCAGACATTTTCACATAACGCCTGCCACACTAATGACGGTACCCTTGATCCAAAGATAGGCTCAGGAAAGAAGGATGGTGTAGGCGGATGGCATGATGCAGGCGATTACAACAAATATGTTGTTAATGCAGGTATATCGGTTGGCTCTATGATTCTTGCCTGGGAACAGTTTGGAGACAAAATAAAGAACATGAAGCTAGTCATGCCGGAAAACTCCAATACAATGCCTGATTTCCTTGATGAAATTAAATTTGAGACAGACTGGCTTCTTAAAATGCAGTATCCCGACAACAGCGGAAAAGTTAGTCATAAGCTTACAACAAAGGGTTTCGGAGGGTTTATACCTCCCGAGCAGGAAAACACCGAAAGGTTTTTTACACCATGGGGCAGTCCTGCAACAGCTGATTTTGTTGCAATGATGGCTGCTGCAGCACGAATATTCAAGCCTTATGATTCGGCTTATGCAGATAAATGCTTGCAGGCCGCTAAAAAGAGCTATGATTTCCTTAAGGCAAACCCTTCAAACACAAACCCTGATCAGAGCGGCTACACAACAGGAGGATACGATACAACGGATGACGATGACAGGTTATGGGCTTCAGTAGAAATGTGGGATACTACAGGAGACAGTGTCTACCTTACCGACTTTGAAAACAGGGCAAAGAATCAAACCAAAAAGGTTGATTTTGATTTTGACTGGGGGAATGTTAAAAACCTGGCGATGTACAAATACCTGTTATCAACAAGAACAGGGAAGGATCAAGCCTTATACAATACAATAAAAGACGCCCTTATATCACAGGCAAATACCGCAGTAACAACAAGAAATTCCCATGGATTTGGAAGACCTCTTGGAACTGCATACTATTGGGGATGCAACGGAAGTGTTGCAAGGCAGACGATGCTTCTTCAGGTTGCAAACATTCTGTCCCCTAATAAAGACTATATAAACACAGCACTAGATGCTATCGGGCACTTATTTGGCAGGAACCAATACGGACGTTCATATGTAACCGGTATGGGTGTTAATCCTCCAATGAATCCTCATGATAGAAGGTCTGGCGGAGATAATATAAAAGATCCATGGCCAGGATGTCTTGTAGGCGGTAGGCATACAGACAGACAATGGACTGATACACAGGATGATTACTATACAAACGAAATTGCAATAAACTGGAGTACAGCTTTGATTTATGCACTTGCAGGCTTCACAAAGTAATTGAAGTATAATTCTTACAATTTTGCATCATTGATGTTGACTTAATAAATTAGAAGGCTGTTGGACAATCACCAACAGCCTTTTAATTTAACGTATTAACATTTTTAGCCAATATAAATATCGGAGAACTCAATTGCTACTGAATGAGTTATCCGATCGTTTGTTTGTTTCTTTAGGGTTGGTATGCTTTCTGCTTTTATTTTGGTCTCTATAGGAAGTGATAATGTAAAAGTACTTCCCTCATGTATTTTACTATCTACAGATATAGTACCTCCCATAACATTTATAAGGGATTTTACCAGATACAGTCCAATACCTGTGCCTTCAGCCTGTCTTGTCAATGAGCTGTCAACCTGCCCAAAGCGTTCAAATATTACATCCATTTTATTTGGTGGTATGCCAACACCTTCATCTTTTACAATTACAAAAATATTATTCTCGTTACAAGTTACTTGAACATAGACTGATTTGCCTTTTGGGGTAAATTTTATTGCATTTGATAATAGATTTAGTAAAATCCTTTCATATTTTTCACCATCTATTGCAATTTCCTTATAACCTATATCAGAAGTAAATTCAAGGTTAATTTCCTTCTGATTTGCAAAAGCTTTTACTGATTGGGTTATTGCCTGAGTTATAAATACAATGTCTATATTCTGGCTATGTACCTTTACGTGCCCTGCATAATACTTGGTTATATCAAGTAGGTTATTTACAAGTCTTATCTGCCTGAAAGAATTAAGACGAATTCTTTGGATGTGCTTTTTGACCTTATCTGGTAATTCTTTGCTATAAAGATCATTTATAATCTGAACTGCAGCATGAATCACGCTAAGGGGCGTTTTAAATTCATGAGTAATTGTTGTTAAAAACTCATCTTTCATTTCTATTACATTCCTCAGTATCTCGTTCTTTTCACGCTCAGCTTTTAATAACTGTGCATTCTGATTTCTTAGTTTTTCTTCATATTCTACCATTTGAGTGATATCATGCTGAGACACAACTGCTGATACCAGATTATTGTCTTTGTCAAATACAGGTACAGCATTAACCTCAATTATTACACTTCTATCAGGGTGTCTGATAATCAACCTTTCGTTGCAAATTCTTTCACCTCTAACCACTCGGATTGAGGGTAAGTTTTCCATAGCTATGGGGTTATTATACATATCAAAACATTTTATATCACTATGAATATATTCGACTTTGGAATTAACACAAATATGAGGATATAGCCTGCGTGCTTCTGCATTGGCTCTGATAACACTGCCGGCCTTGTCAAAAATGATAATAGCATCGTTCATGTTTTCAATAGTGGCTTCCAACTGCTCTTTTTGCTTTATAATCTCCCGTTCCTTATTAAC harbors:
- a CDS encoding RNA degradosome polyphosphate kinase — protein: MKSQDKNNLNKPIKNSGKMEDKAQDKTEIKNKTQNKTQNKIQSKSKAQDKTKAKSHEKNVFINRELSWLEFNGRVLEEACDLKNNPVIERMKFLSIVSSNLDEFFMVRVASLMDQYLAGINSRDFSGLTPEEQLTKIVEKIHSMVKQQYDCYNKSLIPALKNEKIILKKLNELDKRQYKFIEDYYFNTVYPVLTPMVVDRSRPFPLVLNKSLNIALILENDDEEEPIFGMVQVPSVLDRLIKVPSDESGNECFVFLEDVIEKYIDKLFTGYNKFTLTQFRITRNTDQALDEEDAEDLLQAIEEYIKKRKWGMVIRLEVKKKTDPRLLKILMEEFEIKEQGVFYINGPLDLTYLMKLSSIPGYDNLKYPSFTPRVLEELTDIEDIFDVISKKDILLHHPYDSFDPVVRLVKEAAEDPKVLAIKQTLYRVSGNSPIVEALINAAENGKQVTVLVELKARFDEQNNIQWAKRLEMAGCQVIYGLVGLKTHCKVLLIIRMEQDGVKRYVHFGTGNYNDVTAKFYTDLGLFSSNPYFGADASALFNMLSGYSKLPNLHKLYISPTGIRAKFVSLIDNEITNAKEGKKAQIIAKVNSLVDEGIIRKLYEASCAGVKIDLIVRGICCLKPGVEGISENITVRSIVGRYLEHSRIFYFHNGGDEKIYLASADWMTRNLDRRVELLFPVEESETFMRIKEIIEVYLKDNVKARILSSSGSYTRNHGKRRKLINSQEYLYKDPKDKITK
- a CDS encoding HD domain-containing protein, which codes for MVRKIEVVAALDVGSNLVRMTIAQIGADGEIDILEDVEKNTNLGRDSFSYGKIQNETIMELCEILKGYTKLMRDYRIKNYMVVGTSAIREAKNRDYLLDQVKLQTGVSIEVINNAKERYYMYKALRDYLLNTKFINKKDSLIVDIRSGGVEVSVYSDNKLKFTEYLKIGSLRLREVLADLQKRSLHFSSVLQEYIKSEVDFLKSIIKGARIDNFIGLGGELKTILKLCEMEIVKEENLPDSIRTIGRDTFEKLFDKINHLTTEQIEEKFKLQKNQAEILLPSMVLFRSFLHMTESDGIYAPFLSLRNGILADIADQWHETPRKKKIIDDIISLVWNIGKKYFIDEHHSAYIEKTALSIFDQTQRFHNLGSRERFCFRVSAILHDIGKYINYNSHDIHSYNIIQYQDIMGFSDREVNLIANIVRYHEEDLPDTTHKQYSDLNEIDRLTVSKLAAILRLSEALDVSHKQKITAFEITVNKNELLFKVTSKEDIMLEQWSFSQVSGFFEDVMGVRPKIILKRI
- a CDS encoding radical SAM/SPASM domain-containing protein produces the protein MSNLYNPITAVWEITMGCNLRCKHCGSSCENALEGELITQEALKLCDEMKLLGLKWITLSGGEPTTREDWNIIASRLSENGIIPNMITNGWLMDDEIIKKAKSAGINTIAISLDGLQKTHDHIRKKGSFDKIMKSFDIITGAGINCSVITTINSFNINELEEMHGILSKKNLFGWQIQLGLPMGNMAHNNELVSSPEHIDRVIEFAYNSCKKGGIEIQLADCIGYFNNKEIEVRKAQSGNDGEYGWVGCGAGKHNFGILHNGDVVGCTSIRSKEFIEGNVKETSIIDIWNNDKLFAWNRELTKDKLKGLCSKCINGSRCLGGCANTRLTMDGSVYGENRYCSYNNAVKRAEEHLNRVSDSRLLLDKSRTFIKNNSFQLAGIVLEKVIEADNNNCEALALYGFASFMLGNYIDAKNSNEKLLSISPTDPYALKGYGLSIAKLGDVEEGISYLKKSIEFGAESFLDPYHDLAVLLYENGRIDDAISILDKGRSISQSFRDETDDFYKMLLA